One Micromonospora eburnea genomic region harbors:
- a CDS encoding GNAT family N-acetyltransferase encodes MTDQRTITIRPGGPDDAATVLRLLDGATAWLAERGRTGQWGTEPASADPRRIAQADAWASGGGLHLAMLGNATVGALVVGSATDYVPPATEPELYVNLLVTDRAYAGNGIGARLLAYAAELARDRGLGLLRVDCYGGDDRALVRFYEGCGFTATDPFTVRRPGRDPWPGQVLERRLD; translated from the coding sequence ATGACGGACCAGCGGACCATCACCATCCGGCCGGGCGGGCCGGACGACGCGGCCACCGTGCTGCGGCTGCTCGACGGGGCCACCGCCTGGCTGGCCGAGCGCGGCCGGACCGGCCAGTGGGGCACCGAGCCCGCGTCGGCCGACCCGCGCCGGATCGCTCAGGCCGACGCGTGGGCCAGCGGCGGTGGGCTCCACCTGGCCATGCTCGGCAACGCCACCGTGGGTGCTTTGGTGGTGGGTTCGGCCACCGACTACGTGCCACCGGCCACCGAGCCGGAGTTGTACGTCAACCTGCTGGTCACCGACCGCGCGTACGCCGGCAACGGGATCGGGGCGCGGCTGCTGGCGTACGCGGCGGAGCTGGCCCGCGACCGGGGGCTGGGGCTGCTGCGGGTCGACTGCTACGGCGGCGACGACCGGGCCCTGGTCCGCTTCTACGAGGGCTGCGGCTTCACCGCCACCGACCCGTTCACGGTGCGCCGGCCCGGCCGTGACCCGTGGCCTGGTCAGGTGCTGGAACGCCGCCTGGACTGA
- a CDS encoding HAD family hydrolase: MSLPLPPGDFRAYLFDCDGTIVDSMPLHYAAWCSALDEWGCEFPEELFYAWGGRPIADIIATLNARHGLTMPVDTVARRQEELYHRSLPELTAVPEVLAHIEDAHGRIPFAVVSGSTREGVTASLGTLGLLDRFEALVCAGDYTRPKPDPEAFLLAARRLGVPPADCLVFEDTELGIQAATAAGMASVRVPQPWERAAAA, from the coding sequence GTGAGCCTGCCCCTGCCGCCCGGCGACTTCCGCGCGTACCTGTTCGACTGCGACGGGACCATCGTCGACTCGATGCCGCTGCACTACGCCGCCTGGTGTTCGGCCCTGGACGAGTGGGGCTGCGAATTCCCCGAGGAGCTGTTCTACGCCTGGGGTGGCCGCCCGATCGCCGACATCATCGCCACGCTCAACGCGCGGCACGGGTTGACCATGCCGGTCGACACGGTCGCCCGGCGGCAGGAGGAGCTCTACCACCGTTCGCTGCCCGAGTTGACCGCCGTGCCGGAGGTGCTGGCGCATATCGAGGACGCCCACGGCCGGATCCCGTTCGCGGTGGTCTCCGGCAGCACCCGGGAGGGGGTCACCGCCTCGCTCGGCACGCTGGGTCTGCTCGACCGGTTCGAGGCGCTGGTCTGCGCCGGGGATTACACCCGGCCCAAGCCCGACCCGGAGGCGTTCCTGCTCGCCGCCCGCCGGCTCGGCGTACCCCCGGCGGACTGCCTGGTCTTCGAGGACACCGAGCTGGGCATCCAGGCCGCGACGGCGGCGGGCATGGCATCGGTCCGCGTACCGCAGCCGTGGGAGCGCGCGGCAGCGGCGTGA
- a CDS encoding GNAT family N-acetyltransferase produces MQRIEVASGAPFREIGMTDVADMPPLPLDVLADRQRAGRVWVAVDARERPLAFAVVDLVDGCAHVLQLSVDPAYARRGIGRGLLDDVAEWAAGRGLPALTLTTFRSVPWNGPYYARCGFRELTGGEVTAGLAELLAAEAALGLDPADRIAMRRSIER; encoded by the coding sequence GTGCAGCGGATCGAGGTGGCCTCCGGGGCACCGTTCCGCGAGATCGGCATGACCGACGTCGCCGACATGCCGCCGTTGCCGCTGGACGTGCTGGCCGACCGCCAGCGGGCCGGCCGGGTGTGGGTGGCGGTGGACGCCAGAGAACGGCCGCTGGCCTTCGCGGTGGTCGACCTGGTGGACGGCTGCGCGCACGTCCTGCAACTCAGCGTGGACCCGGCGTACGCCCGGCGGGGGATCGGGCGGGGGCTGCTCGACGACGTGGCCGAATGGGCGGCCGGGCGGGGGCTGCCGGCGTTGACGCTGACCACCTTCCGCAGCGTGCCGTGGAACGGGCCGTACTACGCGCGCTGCGGGTTCCGGGAGCTGACCGGTGGGGAGGTCACCGCGGGGCTGGCCGAGCTGTTAGCCGCCGAGGCGGCGTTGGGCCTGGACCCGGCCGACCGGATCGCCATGCGCCGCTCCATCGAACGTTAA
- a CDS encoding DMT family transporter has protein sequence MAYVFLLAAITAEVIGTSLLKATDGFTRLWPTLGLAVAYVSSFGLLALAVKEIPVGVAYAIWSGLGTAAIMAIGAAFLGEPLSVTKVMGAGLVIAGVVVLNLGGTH, from the coding sequence ATGGCGTACGTGTTCCTGCTGGCCGCGATCACCGCGGAGGTGATCGGCACCAGCCTGCTCAAGGCGACCGACGGCTTCACCCGGCTCTGGCCGACGCTCGGCCTGGCGGTGGCGTACGTGTCGTCGTTCGGGCTGCTCGCCCTGGCCGTCAAGGAGATCCCGGTCGGCGTCGCGTACGCGATCTGGTCCGGGCTCGGCACCGCCGCGATCATGGCGATCGGGGCCGCCTTCCTGGGCGAGCCGCTCAGTGTCACGAAGGTGATGGGCGCCGGCCTGGTGATCGCCGGGGTGGTGGTCCTCAACCTCGGCGGCACACACTGA
- a CDS encoding DUF397 domain-containing protein — protein MADLTGANWRTSTRSSSNGGNCVEVADNLPGVVLVRDSKDRSGGMLRFTPAAWQSFVGGLEESGRH, from the coding sequence ATGGCTGACCTGACCGGCGCCAACTGGCGCACCAGCACCCGCAGCAGCTCCAACGGCGGCAACTGCGTCGAGGTCGCCGACAACCTCCCCGGCGTGGTCCTGGTCCGCGACTCCAAGGACCGCAGCGGCGGCATGCTGCGCTTCACCCCGGCCGCCTGGCAGTCGTTCGTCGGCGGTCTCGAGGAGTCCGGCCGCCACTGA
- a CDS encoding Scr1 family TA system antitoxin-like transcriptional regulator, producing MAEAGETAESLAERVGVDPKTAARWVTPGRVPHPRHRAAVSKALGREVGELWPEVVRRREPAWFRPWAHVEEEASALRSFEPSVLPGLLQTEEYAHAVLSSGPLADDEVEGYVAARLARQAAVFDRPRPPLAIFVIDEAALRRGEPEIMQPQLDHLAAMAQRPRVLLHVLPLRAGFHPGQAGPFVIATVDDGDDVAYLDDQAAGRTTKDVAPLWQVWDTLRSIALPRDQTIQLLKARPWLT from the coding sequence ATGGCCGAGGCGGGCGAGACGGCGGAGTCCCTCGCCGAACGGGTCGGGGTGGACCCGAAGACCGCCGCCCGCTGGGTGACGCCGGGGCGGGTCCCGCACCCCCGGCACCGGGCGGCGGTGTCCAAGGCGCTCGGCCGCGAGGTCGGCGAGCTGTGGCCGGAGGTGGTCCGCCGCCGTGAGCCGGCCTGGTTCCGGCCGTGGGCCCACGTGGAGGAGGAGGCCAGCGCGCTCCGCTCGTTCGAGCCGTCCGTGCTGCCCGGCCTGCTCCAGACCGAGGAGTATGCGCACGCGGTGCTGAGCAGCGGCCCGCTCGCCGACGACGAGGTGGAGGGCTACGTGGCCGCCCGGCTCGCCCGCCAGGCGGCCGTCTTCGACCGGCCCCGGCCGCCGCTGGCCATATTCGTCATCGACGAGGCCGCGCTGCGCCGGGGCGAACCGGAGATCATGCAGCCGCAGCTCGACCACCTGGCCGCCATGGCGCAGCGGCCCCGGGTCCTGCTGCACGTGCTGCCGCTGCGCGCCGGCTTCCACCCCGGGCAGGCCGGCCCGTTCGTCATCGCCACCGTCGACGACGGCGACGACGTCGCCTACCTGGACGACCAGGCGGCCGGGCGGACGACAAAGGACGTTGCTCCCCTGTGGCAGGTCTGGGACACTCTGAGGTCGATCGCGCTGCCGCGCGACCAGACGATCCAACTCCTGAAGGCGCGACCATGGCTGACCTGA
- a CDS encoding glycoside hydrolase family 9 protein: MTPSRRRLTAFAAATTLVLTGAAASPALAEVPPDAPEQIRNGDFSAGTSPWFSYGTGDLGVVDGRLCTTVPGGLANPWDAGIGQDAVPLIAGAEYELSFDISATPGAAVTAVLQLGSAPYTTYASVNANATGTAQHFAKTFTASDDNPAAQVIFQVGGSAQAQTVCLDNVSLRGGEPAQPYEPDTGPRVRVNQVGYLPGGPKNATVVTDATDPLPWQLKSASGKVVASGQATPRGVDAASGQHVQTVDFSSFRTPGTGYTLVVDGETSHPFDLSGTLYDRLRADSLQFFYAQRSGTPIDGDLIGAEYARPAGHLGVAPNQGDTNVPCQQGVCDYSLDVRGGWYDAGDHGKYVVNGGIATYQLLNAFERTKTAETAAGGTALGDSTLRVPERGNNVPDILDEARWELEFLLRMQVPAGQPLAGMAHHKIHDRNWTGLPLAPQDDPQPRELHPPSTAATLNLAAVAAQCARLFAPYDAAFAARCGTAAKTAYAAAKAHPEVYASPTDGNGGGAYDDTNVTDEFYWAAVELWLTTGEQAYLTDLTASPLHTADVFEAGGAFGWQSVAALGRLDLATVPNALPAAERARIRASVTAAADRYLATLRGQAYGLPLPGDANSYVWGGNGNIINNAVVLATAFDLTRDAKYRDGAVQTADYLLGRNALNISYVTGWGEHAAQNQHSRLFGHQLDPNMPHPPAGSLAGGANAALQDPFVANLLAGCEPMFCYIDDINSYSTNEVAINWNSALAWLASFLADQRDAAAVPAPTCAVTYTTHGSWPDGFNTQVTVRNTGKTAVNGWNVRWAFTGDQHVNSYWSAQVSQSGATVTATNESWNAKIAPGAEVTFGLIGSTGKGPNPNPTLITLNGQACALS, from the coding sequence GTGACCCCATCCCGACGTCGTCTCACCGCGTTCGCCGCGGCCACCACCCTCGTCCTCACCGGTGCCGCCGCCAGCCCGGCCCTCGCCGAGGTGCCCCCGGACGCCCCCGAGCAGATCCGCAACGGCGATTTCAGCGCCGGCACCAGCCCCTGGTTCTCGTACGGCACCGGCGACCTCGGGGTCGTCGACGGCCGGCTGTGCACCACCGTCCCCGGCGGCCTGGCGAACCCGTGGGACGCCGGCATCGGCCAGGACGCGGTGCCGCTGATCGCGGGCGCCGAGTACGAGCTCTCCTTCGACATCTCCGCCACCCCCGGTGCGGCCGTGACGGCGGTGCTCCAGCTCGGCAGCGCCCCCTACACCACGTACGCGAGCGTCAACGCCAACGCGACCGGCACCGCGCAGCACTTCGCGAAGACGTTCACCGCCTCGGACGACAACCCCGCCGCGCAGGTCATCTTCCAGGTCGGCGGCAGCGCCCAGGCGCAGACCGTCTGCCTGGACAACGTCTCGCTGCGCGGCGGCGAGCCGGCCCAGCCGTACGAGCCGGACACCGGCCCGCGGGTGCGGGTCAACCAGGTCGGCTACCTGCCCGGCGGGCCGAAGAACGCCACCGTGGTCACCGACGCCACCGATCCGCTGCCCTGGCAGCTGAAGTCCGCGTCCGGCAAGGTGGTGGCCAGCGGCCAGGCCACGCCGCGCGGCGTCGACGCGGCGTCCGGCCAGCACGTGCAGACCGTCGACTTCTCGTCGTTCCGCACCCCGGGCACCGGCTACACGCTCGTCGTGGACGGTGAGACCAGCCACCCGTTCGACCTCTCCGGCACCCTCTACGACCGGCTGCGCGCCGACTCCCTCCAGTTCTTCTACGCCCAGCGCAGCGGCACCCCGATCGACGGCGACCTGATCGGCGCCGAATACGCCCGCCCGGCCGGGCACCTCGGCGTGGCGCCCAACCAGGGCGACACCAACGTGCCCTGCCAGCAGGGCGTCTGCGACTACTCCCTGGACGTGCGCGGCGGCTGGTACGACGCCGGCGACCACGGCAAGTACGTGGTCAACGGCGGCATCGCCACCTACCAGCTGCTGAACGCCTTCGAGCGGACCAAGACCGCGGAGACGGCCGCCGGCGGCACGGCCCTGGGCGACTCGACGCTGCGCGTGCCCGAGCGGGGCAACAACGTCCCGGACATCCTCGACGAGGCCCGCTGGGAGCTGGAGTTCCTGCTGCGGATGCAGGTGCCGGCCGGTCAGCCGCTCGCCGGCATGGCCCACCACAAGATCCACGACCGGAACTGGACCGGCCTGCCGCTCGCCCCGCAGGACGACCCGCAGCCGCGCGAGCTGCACCCGCCGTCCACCGCGGCCACCCTCAACCTGGCCGCCGTCGCCGCCCAGTGCGCCCGGCTGTTCGCCCCGTACGACGCCGCCTTCGCGGCCCGCTGCGGCACCGCCGCGAAGACCGCGTACGCGGCGGCCAAGGCACACCCGGAGGTGTACGCCTCGCCGACCGACGGCAACGGCGGTGGCGCGTACGACGACACGAACGTCACCGACGAGTTCTACTGGGCGGCCGTCGAGCTGTGGCTGACCACCGGGGAGCAGGCGTACCTGACCGACCTCACCGCGTCGCCGCTGCACACCGCCGACGTGTTCGAGGCCGGGGGCGCCTTCGGCTGGCAGAGCGTCGCCGCGCTGGGCCGGCTCGACCTGGCCACCGTGCCGAACGCGCTGCCGGCCGCCGAGCGGGCCCGGATCCGCGCCTCGGTGACCGCCGCCGCCGACCGTTACCTGGCCACCCTGCGCGGCCAGGCGTACGGCCTGCCGCTGCCCGGTGACGCCAACTCGTACGTCTGGGGCGGCAACGGCAACATCATCAACAACGCGGTCGTGCTCGCCACCGCGTTCGACCTGACCCGGGACGCGAAGTACCGGGACGGGGCGGTGCAGACCGCCGACTACCTGCTCGGCCGCAACGCGCTGAACATCTCGTACGTGACCGGCTGGGGCGAGCACGCGGCGCAGAACCAGCACAGCCGGCTCTTCGGCCACCAGCTCGACCCGAACATGCCGCACCCGCCGGCCGGTTCCCTCGCCGGTGGCGCGAACGCCGCCCTCCAGGACCCGTTCGTGGCCAACCTGCTGGCCGGCTGCGAGCCGATGTTCTGCTACATCGACGACATCAACTCGTACTCGACCAACGAGGTGGCGATCAACTGGAACTCGGCGCTGGCCTGGCTGGCGTCGTTCCTCGCCGACCAGCGTGACGCGGCGGCGGTGCCCGCCCCGACCTGCGCCGTCACGTACACCACCCACGGGAGCTGGCCGGACGGCTTCAACACCCAGGTCACCGTGCGCAACACCGGCAAGACGGCGGTGAACGGGTGGAACGTGCGCTGGGCCTTCACCGGCGACCAGCACGTGAACAGCTACTGGTCGGCGCAGGTCAGCCAGTCCGGCGCCACGGTCACCGCGACGAACGAGTCGTGGAACGCGAAGATCGCCCCGGGTGCCGAGGTCACCTTCGGCCTGATCGGCTCGACGGGCAAGGGTCCCAACCCCAACCCCACCCTGATCACCCTCAACGGACAGGCCTGCGCCCTGTCCTGA
- a CDS encoding PP2C family protein-serine/threonine phosphatase codes for MTLKLRSVGASDRGLIRSGNQDAQHAGNWLVAVADGMGGMAAGDLASRIAMDAIAPLDLETPEDALVAALQGGIELATARIRQAVVEDPERQGMGTTLTALLFARTGSCLALAHVGDSRAYLFREGVLKQVTRDDTFVQMLVDQGVITPEQASSHPRRAVVTQALQGEEVNPAYATMVPRAGDRWLLCSDGLSNVVRADTLAEVLGEYADPQACVAKLIDLALRAGGPDNVTAVIADVIDE; via the coding sequence ATGACCCTGAAGCTTCGTTCCGTGGGGGCGAGCGACCGTGGGCTGATCCGCAGTGGGAACCAGGACGCCCAGCACGCCGGGAACTGGCTGGTCGCCGTGGCCGACGGCATGGGCGGCATGGCGGCCGGTGACCTGGCCAGCCGGATCGCCATGGACGCGATCGCCCCGCTGGACCTGGAGACCCCCGAGGACGCGTTGGTCGCCGCCCTACAGGGCGGCATCGAGCTGGCCACCGCGCGGATCCGGCAGGCCGTCGTCGAGGACCCCGAACGCCAGGGCATGGGCACCACCCTGACCGCGCTGCTCTTCGCCCGCACCGGTAGCTGCCTGGCCCTGGCCCACGTCGGCGACTCCCGGGCGTACCTGTTCCGCGAGGGCGTGCTGAAGCAGGTCACCCGGGACGACACCTTCGTGCAGATGCTGGTCGACCAGGGCGTGATCACCCCCGAGCAGGCGAGCAGCCACCCCCGGCGGGCCGTGGTGACCCAGGCGTTGCAGGGCGAGGAGGTCAACCCGGCGTACGCGACGATGGTGCCCCGGGCCGGCGACCGCTGGCTGCTGTGCAGCGACGGCCTCTCCAACGTGGTACGCGCGGACACCCTCGCCGAGGTGCTCGGCGAGTACGCCGACCCGCAGGCGTGCGTCGCCAAGCTGATCGACCTGGCGCTGCGGGCGGGCGGCCCGGACAACGTGACCGCGGTGATCGCCGACGTGATCGACGAGTAG
- a CDS encoding ATP-dependent RNA helicase, with amino-acid sequence MLSDVILDLPVRAVLPTVTGALRAAGAAVLVAPPGTGKTTLAPLAVADEVTGRVVVAQPRRMAARAAAHRMATLLGERVGGRIGYAVRGERRVGPDTRVEVVTTGLLVRRLQHDPELPGVGAVLLDECHERQLDADLALAFTVDARGALRPDLWLLAMSATPPAGRFAALLDPPDRPAPVVRAEAALHPVTRVWAPPPRPVAAPGAGRVDPALLDHVAATVRRALRERDGDVLVFLPGAGEIAAVAARLADLRDDVDVLPLHGRLPAAAQDAALRLRPAGPVDDPNRPGTVAAAPSRPGTPEGARRLGTVDRRRVVLATSVAESSLTVPGVRVVVDAGLSRVARTDLARGLGALVTVPVSRAAATQRAGRAGREAPGVVYRCWSEVAHTHLAPQPEPEIATADLTGFALELAAWGTPDGSGLALPDPPPPAALTVARETLTTLGAVDPDGRITARGRAIAAAGTHPRLARALLDGAERVGADRAAEVVALLAEETLTGAGDDLTALWRRLRGNTDPAATARWRAEVRRLRAALPTGAARAGRDARTTRDGGGTAPVPRNGGGPGRIAPAGRSGDADRLPDDLAAGLLVGLAYPERLARVRRAGGSAYLMTGGTAAELTAGSALVGSAWLAVAVADRSPGAPTARVRLATPVDEATAREAGGPLLRTDREVGWSGGDVVAREVIRLGAIELVDRPLPAPDPAQLAEAALTGLRQTGLGLLTWTPDATALRRRLAFCRQALGDDWPDVSDPALLADAPAWLGPELAGARRRADLARVDVVAALRRLLDWRQAARLDELAPERLVVPSGSRIRVDYADPAAPVLAVKLQETFGWRDAPRIADGRVPVLLHLLSPAGRPVAVTADLASFWRVGYPQVRAELRGRYPRHPWPEDPTTAEPTRHATPRRR; translated from the coding sequence GTGCTCTCCGACGTGATCCTCGACCTGCCGGTCCGGGCGGTGCTGCCGACAGTGACCGGGGCGCTGCGCGCCGCCGGCGCGGCGGTGCTGGTGGCACCGCCCGGCACCGGCAAGACCACCCTCGCACCGCTGGCGGTGGCCGACGAGGTCACCGGGCGGGTGGTGGTCGCCCAGCCCCGCCGGATGGCCGCCCGGGCCGCCGCCCACCGGATGGCCACCCTGCTCGGCGAGCGGGTCGGCGGCCGGATCGGGTACGCCGTACGCGGCGAACGCCGGGTCGGGCCGGACACCCGCGTCGAGGTGGTCACCACCGGCCTGCTGGTCCGGCGGCTGCAACACGATCCCGAGCTGCCCGGTGTCGGCGCGGTCCTGCTGGACGAGTGCCACGAGCGGCAGCTCGACGCCGACCTGGCGCTGGCCTTCACCGTGGACGCCCGCGGCGCGCTGCGGCCCGACCTGTGGCTGCTGGCGATGTCCGCCACCCCGCCGGCGGGCCGGTTCGCCGCGCTGCTCGACCCGCCGGACCGGCCCGCGCCGGTGGTCCGGGCCGAGGCGGCCCTGCACCCGGTGACCCGGGTCTGGGCACCGCCGCCCCGGCCGGTCGCCGCGCCCGGCGCGGGACGGGTCGACCCGGCGCTGCTGGACCACGTGGCCGCCACGGTCCGGCGGGCGCTGCGCGAGCGGGACGGGGACGTCCTGGTCTTTCTGCCCGGGGCCGGCGAGATCGCGGCGGTCGCCGCCCGTCTGGCCGACCTGCGCGACGACGTCGACGTACTGCCACTGCACGGCCGGTTGCCCGCCGCGGCGCAGGACGCCGCGCTGCGGCTCCGACCAGCCGGCCCGGTGGACGACCCGAACCGCCCCGGTACGGTCGCCGCCGCACCGTCGCGACCCGGCACGCCGGAGGGGGCGCGGCGACTCGGAACGGTCGATCGGCGGCGGGTCGTGCTGGCCACCTCGGTGGCGGAGAGCAGCCTGACCGTGCCCGGGGTACGGGTGGTGGTCGACGCCGGACTGAGCCGGGTGGCCCGGACCGACCTGGCCCGGGGGCTGGGGGCGCTGGTGACCGTGCCGGTGTCCCGGGCGGCGGCCACCCAGCGGGCCGGACGGGCCGGGCGGGAGGCCCCCGGCGTGGTCTACCGGTGCTGGTCGGAGGTGGCCCACACCCACCTCGCCCCGCAGCCGGAGCCCGAGATCGCCACCGCCGACCTCACCGGGTTCGCGCTGGAGCTGGCCGCCTGGGGCACGCCGGACGGCAGCGGGCTGGCGCTGCCCGACCCGCCGCCGCCGGCCGCCCTCACGGTCGCCCGGGAGACCCTGACCACGCTCGGTGCGGTGGACCCGGACGGCCGGATCACCGCCCGGGGGCGGGCCATCGCGGCGGCCGGGACCCATCCCCGGCTGGCCCGGGCACTGCTCGACGGCGCGGAGCGGGTCGGCGCGGACCGGGCCGCCGAGGTGGTCGCCCTGCTCGCCGAGGAGACCCTCACCGGGGCCGGCGACGACCTCACCGCCCTGTGGCGCCGCCTGCGCGGCAACACCGACCCGGCCGCCACGGCCCGCTGGCGCGCCGAGGTACGCCGCCTCCGCGCCGCCCTGCCCACCGGAGCGGCGCGGGCCGGCCGGGACGCACGAACGACCCGGGACGGCGGCGGCACCGCACCGGTGCCCCGCAACGGCGGCGGGCCGGGCCGGATCGCCCCGGCCGGACGCAGCGGCGACGCCGACCGGCTCCCCGACGACCTCGCGGCCGGGCTGCTGGTCGGGCTCGCGTACCCGGAACGGCTCGCCCGGGTGCGCCGGGCCGGCGGCTCGGCGTACCTGATGACCGGGGGGACCGCGGCGGAGCTGACGGCCGGGTCGGCGCTGGTCGGCTCGGCGTGGCTGGCGGTCGCGGTGGCCGACCGCTCCCCCGGGGCGCCGACCGCCCGGGTCCGGCTCGCCACCCCGGTCGACGAGGCGACCGCGCGGGAGGCCGGCGGCCCGCTGCTGCGCACCGACCGCGAGGTCGGCTGGTCCGGCGGGGACGTGGTGGCCCGCGAGGTAATCCGGCTCGGCGCGATCGAACTCGTCGACCGGCCGCTGCCGGCGCCGGACCCGGCGCAGCTCGCCGAGGCCGCGCTCACCGGGCTGCGCCAGACCGGCCTGGGCCTGCTGACCTGGACGCCGGACGCGACGGCGCTACGCCGGCGACTGGCCTTCTGCCGGCAGGCACTCGGCGACGACTGGCCCGACGTGTCCGACCCGGCGCTGCTCGCCGACGCGCCCGCCTGGCTCGGCCCGGAGCTGGCCGGGGCCCGACGCCGGGCCGACCTGGCCCGGGTCGACGTCGTGGCGGCGCTACGCCGGCTGCTCGACTGGCGACAGGCCGCCCGGCTGGACGAGCTGGCGCCGGAACGGCTCGTCGTGCCCAGCGGCTCCCGGATCCGGGTGGACTACGCCGACCCGGCCGCCCCGGTGCTCGCGGTCAAGCTCCAGGAGACCTTCGGCTGGCGGGACGCCCCGCGCATCGCCGACGGGCGGGTTCCGGTGCTGCTGCACCTGCTCTCCCCCGCCGGCCGGCCGGTCGCGGTCACCGCCGACCTGGCCTCGTTCTGGCGGGTGGGCTACCCGCAGGTGCGGGCGGAGCTGCGTGGACGCTATCCGCGGCACCCGTGGCCGGAGGACCCGACCACCGCCGAGCCCACCCGACACGCCACACCGCGCCGACGCTGA
- a CDS encoding SigB/SigF/SigG family RNA polymerase sigma factor, whose product MTAQTLSGQRTTPSPAPGKLDPHTLTDSATDLLNAMAALPTDHPSRPALRDRAIEAWLPLANHLAHRYGGRGEPTDDLAQTAAVGLIKAIDKFDPTRGVDFAGYAIPTIIGELKRHFRDRTWDIRVPRRLQELRLAISDANSTLLQTLGRSPTVADIAAHLKLTEEEVLEGLEGARAYNAVSLSTPTGDGDRATELGDLLGGEDGEFELAELRVALGPALATLDQREQRILTLRFYGNLTQSQIAEQVGVSQMHVSRLLARSLSKLRGQLDGTY is encoded by the coding sequence ATGACCGCGCAAACGCTCAGCGGGCAGCGGACGACACCGTCGCCCGCCCCCGGCAAGCTCGACCCCCACACGCTCACCGACAGCGCCACCGATCTGCTCAACGCGATGGCCGCACTGCCCACCGACCACCCGTCGCGTCCCGCGCTGCGGGACCGGGCGATCGAAGCCTGGCTGCCGCTCGCCAACCACCTCGCCCACCGTTACGGCGGCCGGGGCGAGCCCACCGACGACCTGGCGCAGACCGCCGCGGTCGGCCTGATCAAGGCGATCGACAAGTTCGACCCGACCCGGGGCGTCGACTTCGCCGGCTACGCCATCCCGACCATCATCGGCGAGCTCAAGCGGCACTTCCGCGACCGCACCTGGGACATCCGGGTCCCCCGTCGGCTCCAGGAGCTGCGGCTGGCCATCTCCGACGCCAACAGCACACTGCTGCAGACGCTCGGCCGCTCGCCGACGGTCGCCGACATCGCCGCCCACCTCAAGCTCACCGAGGAGGAGGTCCTGGAGGGCCTGGAGGGGGCCCGCGCGTACAACGCGGTGTCACTGTCCACCCCGACCGGCGACGGCGACCGGGCCACCGAGCTGGGCGACCTGCTCGGCGGCGAGGACGGCGAGTTCGAGCTGGCCGAGCTGCGGGTCGCCCTGGGCCCGGCGTTGGCCACCCTGGACCAACGCGAGCAGCGGATCCTCACGCTGCGTTTCTACGGCAACCTGACCCAGTCGCAGATCGCCGAGCAGGTCGGCGTGTCCCAGATGCACGTGTCCCGGCTGCTCGCCCGGTCGCTCAGCAAGCTGCGCGGGCAGCTCGACGGGACGTACTAG